One genomic window of Fusibacter sp. A1 includes the following:
- a CDS encoding GNAT family N-acetyltransferase — protein sequence MTITRIESHDEIHSNPQIAALLSMCIVSPTEGKIRKAAQTTYSKNQGFFYVLEDSSQVIGIIGGTEIDGVKFILKHLAVKEDQRNKGYARKLIEHLTSERTFKTLEVEAYPNNVELFKSLGFKCREIKDHPLDMLAFHCTWYRK from the coding sequence ATGACAATTACAAGAATAGAATCACATGATGAAATCCATTCAAATCCACAGATTGCAGCCCTGCTGTCGATGTGTATCGTTTCTCCCACTGAGGGAAAGATCCGTAAGGCAGCACAGACGACTTATTCTAAGAATCAAGGGTTCTTCTATGTGCTAGAAGATAGTTCACAGGTAATCGGCATCATCGGTGGTACGGAGATCGACGGTGTCAAATTCATTCTAAAGCACCTTGCCGTCAAGGAAGACCAGCGCAACAAGGGATACGCCCGAAAGCTAATCGAGCATCTCACTTCTGAAAGGACCTTTAAGACGCTTGAAGTTGAAGCATATCCAAACAATGTGGAGCTTTTCAAGTCTTTAGGCTTTAAGTGTAGAGAAATAAAAGACCACCCGCTTGATATGTTGGCGTTCCACTGTACTTGGTATCGTAAATAA
- a CDS encoding DUF4003 family protein, with translation MIRYQSKATDFVENYSLLKAAFKWDHNLINYFGALMAVGEKKQVDTEEIKEIRKYIKSNTTVFSQFRGMNELLVALMIWLEPGAERVFDRTIEIYDSLKDSGFKGGTYLPMAAIILAKNETKKSVESMIFRMHEFYDGMKEQHFFLTGQDDYVFAALLAATELVPSTTLKLIEDFYRDLHSNGFSKGNALQSLSHVLAIGDEPYDKKLEKTIRVNKAFTSKGYKFRDYTMSNLGVLALLTNDPESLVDEVLEVSDWLKTQKGFGGFSLDKKTRTILASSLIAYQYMDDSEVTFEKAVLANSIQTLIIAQQVAMSAAVIAASAAATSAST, from the coding sequence ATGATTAGATATCAATCAAAGGCAACTGATTTTGTAGAGAATTACAGCCTGCTCAAAGCGGCGTTCAAATGGGACCATAACCTGATCAACTATTTTGGAGCCTTGATGGCTGTTGGAGAAAAGAAACAGGTCGATACGGAGGAAATCAAGGAAATCAGGAAGTATATCAAGAGCAACACCACTGTCTTCTCGCAATTTAGGGGAATGAACGAGCTGCTTGTCGCACTGATGATTTGGTTGGAGCCAGGAGCAGAACGCGTATTTGACAGAACCATAGAGATATACGATAGTTTAAAGGATAGCGGCTTTAAAGGCGGCACCTACCTGCCTATGGCAGCCATCATACTTGCAAAGAACGAAACAAAGAAATCGGTGGAATCCATGATCTTTAGAATGCATGAGTTTTATGACGGAATGAAAGAACAGCACTTTTTCTTAACAGGGCAGGACGACTATGTGTTTGCAGCGTTACTTGCGGCAACTGAGCTTGTTCCATCAACCACCCTAAAGCTGATCGAGGACTTTTATCGTGATCTGCACAGTAATGGGTTTTCAAAAGGAAACGCGCTACAAAGCCTATCACATGTGCTTGCAATAGGTGATGAGCCTTATGATAAGAAGCTCGAAAAAACAATCAGAGTCAACAAGGCATTTACGTCAAAGGGATACAAGTTTAGAGACTACACGATGAGCAACCTAGGTGTGCTGGCACTACTGACAAATGATCCAGAATCCCTTGTGGACGAAGTACTCGAGGTCTCCGACTGGCTAAAGACGCAAAAGGGTTTTGGAGGCTTTAGCCTTGACAAGAAGACCAGAACGATTCTTGCGAGCAGCCTTATCGCGTATCAGTACATGGACGATAGTGAAGTGACCTTTGAAAAGGCAGTGCTTGCAAACAGCATTCAGACCCTCATCATCGCCCAGCAGGTAGCCATGAGCGCGGCTGTGATCGCAGCATCGGCAGCGGCGACCAGCGCAAGTACGTGA
- a CDS encoding nitroreductase family protein, protein MNEVLRGLAARKSVRVFEDRAIGEREKKAILNAAFQAPTAGNQMLYTILDITDQELKDRLAVTCDDQPFIAKAPLVLIFLADCRRWLDAYRHAGLEARDPGAGDLLLACQDAVIAAQNAVVAAESLGIGSCYIGDILENAEEHMAMLHLDEFVLPITMLVFGYPTEQQKEREKPPRFEERFIVQENTYKRLSEEDHRTMMTNRANKASFDYDEFITRFCTRKYMSDFSKEMSRSAAIYLNKFKGE, encoded by the coding sequence ATGAATGAGGTATTGAGAGGGCTTGCGGCGCGTAAGTCGGTTAGGGTGTTTGAGGATAGAGCGATTGGTGAGAGGGAGAAGAAGGCGATTTTGAACGCTGCATTTCAGGCGCCAACTGCCGGTAACCAGATGTTATACACGATACTTGACATCACGGACCAAGAACTTAAGGATAGGCTGGCTGTGACTTGCGATGATCAGCCTTTTATCGCAAAAGCACCTTTAGTGCTGATTTTTTTAGCCGATTGCAGAAGATGGCTTGACGCTTACAGACACGCAGGACTTGAAGCTAGAGACCCAGGTGCGGGTGATTTGCTCCTTGCCTGCCAGGATGCTGTGATCGCGGCGCAAAATGCGGTAGTAGCCGCCGAATCCTTGGGGATAGGGTCGTGTTATATCGGCGATATCCTTGAAAATGCGGAAGAACACATGGCAATGCTTCACCTGGATGAGTTCGTGCTTCCTATTACAATGCTTGTATTCGGTTATCCGACCGAGCAGCAAAAGGAACGTGAGAAACCACCACGATTTGAAGAACGGTTTATCGTGCAAGAGAACACCTATAAGCGCTTGAGTGAAGAAGACCACCGTACGATGATGACAAACAGGGCCAATAAGGCGTCATTCGACTATGATGAGTTCATCACCCGTTTTTGCACACGTAAGTATATGTCCGATTTTTCGAAAGAAATGTCTAGATCTGCAGCGATCTATCTAAATAAGTTTAAAGGCGAGTAA
- a CDS encoding SulP family inorganic anion transporter, translating to MYSLTNKLPSTMKDNVLSGITVALALVPEAIAFSFVAGVDPLVGLYTAFIIGLITSAFGGRPGMISGATGAIAVVITELVLSHGLEYLFAAVILMGLLQILAGLFKLGKFIRLVPHTVMIGFVNGLALVIFISQFEHFKVDHHWLTGMPLLIMAGLTLLTMGIIKFFPKLTKAVPATLASIAFVTLLVNIFNIDTRTVGDLATISGGLPKFHIPNVPASIDMLITIIPYSVIMATIGLIESLMTMSLIDETTDTRGHGNRECIGQGVANIVCGVFGGMGGCAMIGQSMLNIQSGGTRRISGITAALSLLAFILFGSSLISIIPIAALVGIMFVVVIATFEWTTLSIINKIPKSDALVIIVVTIVTVFTNLAVSVALGIILSALVFAWNKGKNVTARTRMEDCGSKVYLLDGPLFFASIKNFQDIFTINEDPDDVIIDFMNSHVHDHSAIAAIDAITAKYLASGKTIHLRHLSSECKELLENAKDFVEVNILEDPRYHVASDKLA from the coding sequence ATGTACTCATTAACCAACAAATTGCCATCCACAATGAAAGACAATGTCTTATCCGGCATCACTGTCGCGCTCGCGCTAGTGCCAGAAGCCATCGCCTTTTCTTTTGTAGCAGGTGTCGATCCGCTTGTCGGTCTATACACTGCCTTTATTATTGGTCTGATCACGTCGGCTTTTGGCGGACGTCCTGGAATGATTTCTGGTGCCACAGGCGCAATTGCAGTCGTCATTACAGAGCTTGTGCTCAGCCACGGGCTCGAATATCTGTTTGCAGCCGTTATTCTGATGGGCCTGCTGCAGATTCTTGCCGGCCTGTTCAAGCTTGGTAAGTTTATCAGGCTGGTTCCTCATACAGTCATGATCGGCTTTGTCAACGGTCTGGCACTTGTGATCTTTATCTCTCAGTTCGAGCATTTCAAAGTCGACCACCACTGGTTGACAGGTATGCCGCTACTGATCATGGCTGGACTAACACTCTTAACGATGGGAATCATCAAATTCTTCCCTAAACTGACTAAGGCAGTACCTGCAACACTCGCATCGATTGCTTTTGTGACACTGCTTGTAAACATCTTCAACATCGATACACGCACAGTCGGCGATCTTGCGACCATCTCAGGTGGTTTGCCTAAGTTCCACATCCCCAATGTCCCTGCATCTATCGATATGCTGATTACCATCATCCCTTATTCGGTGATTATGGCGACAATCGGACTTATCGAGTCACTGATGACCATGAGCCTTATCGATGAAACAACCGATACCCGTGGTCATGGTAACAGAGAATGCATCGGTCAAGGTGTTGCCAACATCGTCTGTGGCGTGTTTGGCGGTATGGGCGGTTGCGCGATGATCGGTCAAAGTATGCTAAACATTCAGTCTGGCGGAACAAGACGCATCTCAGGCATCACTGCCGCGCTTTCACTTTTGGCGTTCATCCTGTTCGGTTCAAGTCTGATTTCAATCATTCCGATTGCCGCACTCGTGGGCATCATGTTTGTGGTAGTCATCGCTACGTTTGAATGGACCACACTTAGTATTATCAATAAGATTCCAAAATCAGACGCGCTTGTCATCATCGTTGTGACTATCGTAACTGTATTCACAAACCTTGCTGTCTCTGTGGCACTTGGTATCATCCTATCCGCATTGGTGTTCGCATGGAACAAAGGCAAAAACGTCACAGCGCGTACTCGCATGGAAGACTGCGGTTCTAAAGTCTACTTGCTTGACGGTCCACTTTTCTTCGCATCGATTAAAAACTTTCAGGATATATTCACCATCAACGAAGATCCTGACGATGTGATCATCGACTTTATGAACTCACATGTCCATGACCACTCGGCGATCGCAGCAATCGATGCGATCACTGCAAAATACCTGGCTAGCGGCAAAACCATCCACCTAAGACATCTAAGCTCGGAGTGCAAGGAACTGCTTGAAAACGCGAAGGATTTTGTTGAAGTGAACATCCTCGAAGATCCACGATATCATGTAGCATCCGATAAGTTGGCATAA
- a CDS encoding Crp/Fnr family transcriptional regulator, whose protein sequence is MKNMILLETVEELITQKQLDTTDYLYKVYFKNEVIHFEGERCTHFEIIIDGTVSVDRINENGNQLQIGTFENYEILGGNLLFSSEPFFPMTVTAQTKTRLLVITKEAILRLCTENQVFLTELLRTIADRSLYLGDTIKRYSKKTIRENIITYLQSRYRRSKSPTIELRLTKTELAQKLGVERTSLSRELQKMKKDGIIDFDNKSITILDHDLFEL, encoded by the coding sequence ATGAAAAACATGATCTTATTAGAAACCGTTGAAGAACTCATCACTCAAAAACAGTTGGATACCACCGACTACTTATACAAAGTTTATTTTAAAAATGAAGTCATCCATTTTGAAGGTGAACGGTGCACGCACTTTGAAATCATCATAGACGGTACCGTATCTGTCGACCGCATCAACGAAAACGGAAATCAGTTGCAAATCGGAACCTTTGAAAACTATGAGATTCTTGGTGGAAACCTCTTGTTTTCATCAGAACCGTTTTTCCCGATGACGGTGACCGCTCAGACAAAGACGCGTCTTTTAGTGATTACTAAAGAAGCGATCCTAAGACTCTGTACAGAGAATCAGGTGTTTTTAACCGAACTCCTAAGGACGATCGCCGATCGGTCGCTGTATCTTGGAGACACCATCAAACGCTACTCTAAAAAGACGATTCGCGAAAACATCATCACCTATCTACAATCAAGATACAGAAGATCAAAATCACCCACCATCGAATTGAGGCTGACCAAAACCGAACTTGCACAAAAACTTGGCGTGGAACGCACCTCGCTTTCAAGAGAACTCCAAAAAATGAAAAAAGATGGCATCATCGATTTTGACAACAAATCAATCACCATCTTAGATCACGACCTATTTGAGCTTTAG
- a CDS encoding permease, which translates to MDILTILFWVITGSWMIWSLFKDKKKTLGTMKKTKAKMGSMMGEIVAIIFLIGLVLAWIPPEQIEKVLGASTGYLSTVLAALIGSITLIPAFVAFPLVGSLVDSGASIVPAVAFLTTLTMVGVMTFPIEKKAFGLKFTLIRNGFSFVAALVIAFAMGVIL; encoded by the coding sequence ATGGATATCTTAACAATACTGTTTTGGGTGATCACTGGTAGTTGGATGATTTGGTCGCTCTTCAAGGACAAGAAAAAAACACTTGGCACCATGAAAAAAACAAAAGCCAAAATGGGAAGCATGATGGGCGAAATCGTAGCGATTATTTTTCTTATCGGTCTGGTGCTGGCGTGGATACCGCCGGAGCAAATAGAAAAAGTGCTAGGGGCTTCAACCGGATACCTATCGACAGTCCTTGCGGCGTTAATCGGAAGCATCACGCTCATTCCAGCTTTTGTGGCTTTTCCACTGGTGGGATCTCTTGTCGATTCGGGTGCAAGCATCGTACCTGCTGTGGCATTTTTAACCACACTTACGATGGTTGGCGTCATGACCTTTCCTATCGAAAAAAAGGCGTTCGGACTTAAGTTCACCCTGATCAGAAACGGTTTCAGCTTTGTCGCAGCGCTTGTTATCGCATTTGCAATGGGGGTTATCTTATGA
- a CDS encoding Na-translocating system protein MpsC family protein, whose product MNHPEENKIKGLTVLYVEDEVMLSEEVSAYLKRRVGKLFSVHDGVEALEILEHYPVDVVITDLLMPKMDGMKLTQMIREKHQSLPVIITTAINDVSVMQHSIEHGINRYIIKPFDPSELIEALVAVSAKIERRVDGSAVSIGDYAKVTSKIESEVAKLIKNTSGKGPDKVSAFLQANLMELVIKGSRTKLEQTIFSNSENIRVVDFLRETYYKMLTKELCEIIKEHSARHAHLLQVVSRSGEDIDIIKFALD is encoded by the coding sequence ATGAATCATCCTGAAGAAAACAAGATCAAGGGACTGACTGTCCTTTATGTAGAAGACGAGGTCATGTTAAGCGAAGAGGTTTCGGCGTATTTGAAAAGGCGCGTCGGAAAATTGTTTAGCGTCCACGACGGGGTCGAGGCGCTTGAGATTTTAGAACATTACCCTGTCGATGTCGTGATCACGGACCTTCTGATGCCCAAAATGGATGGAATGAAACTAACCCAGATGATTAGGGAAAAACATCAGTCCTTACCGGTCATCATCACAACCGCCATCAACGACGTTTCTGTGATGCAGCACTCCATCGAGCATGGAATCAATCGGTATATCATCAAACCCTTCGATCCGAGTGAATTGATTGAAGCGCTGGTTGCTGTCAGCGCCAAGATCGAACGACGGGTAGATGGCAGCGCTGTTTCAATAGGGGATTATGCCAAGGTGACCAGTAAGATTGAAAGTGAAGTCGCCAAACTGATAAAAAACACTTCGGGCAAGGGACCGGATAAGGTCAGCGCCTTTCTACAGGCCAATTTGATGGAGCTTGTAATAAAAGGGAGCCGCACAAAACTTGAACAGACCATTTTTTCAAATAGTGAAAACATAAGAGTGGTCGATTTTTTAAGGGAGACCTATTACAAAATGCTCACAAAGGAATTATGCGAGATCATAAAGGAGCACAGCGCCAGACACGCCCATCTGCTTCAAGTTGTTTCTCGCAGCGGTGAGGATATCGATATCATTAAATTTGCGCTGGATTAG
- a CDS encoding PHP domain-containing protein yields MKIDFHVHSSNYSDCAVSSIEDQIQAAINEGLDAIFITEHMKLFPQEQLDGLNKVHAPFKVYQAIEVTVLDIGYEDFLVIGVHDTAIENRHFTYKDLYKLVEELGGAIILAHPFRFSDVVHPDVYLHPPHAVELLSSNLNEENYDRRLSLAKELKIPVVTNSDSHYDRKTGCYYNTFDDSCTTEDLIVHALKSKKFSAMTLK; encoded by the coding sequence ATGAAAATAGATTTTCACGTACATTCCAGCAATTATTCCGATTGCGCCGTATCATCCATCGAGGATCAGATTCAGGCGGCAATCAACGAGGGTCTTGACGCGATCTTCATCACCGAACACATGAAACTGTTTCCTCAGGAGCAATTGGATGGGCTCAATAAGGTTCACGCTCCATTTAAGGTCTATCAAGCGATAGAGGTTACGGTACTCGATATCGGTTATGAGGATTTCTTGGTCATCGGAGTCCATGACACCGCAATCGAAAATAGGCATTTCACCTATAAGGACCTGTATAAGCTTGTTGAGGAACTTGGTGGTGCCATCATTCTTGCACATCCATTCAGGTTTTCTGATGTTGTACATCCCGATGTATACCTACATCCTCCCCACGCTGTCGAGCTTTTATCCTCCAATTTAAACGAGGAAAACTATGATAGGCGTTTATCACTCGCAAAAGAGCTGAAAATCCCTGTGGTTACGAACTCAGACAGCCACTATGATCGTAAGACAGGTTGCTATTACAATACGTTCGACGACTCCTGTACCACAGAAGACTTGATAGTTCATGCGCTCAAATCAAAAAAATTTAGCGCGATGACGTTAAAATAG
- a CDS encoding ATP-binding protein — protein MRNVWQVSLIVVVSLFMIFLIVFSSYSNYISVREHVINTEQMQLLSQVKTVSNTLERFFTAQKHDLEILASNRMFSLDHMAYKENRENDATWQQLEDYYAINSQMLHSVGLIDRNGSNIFSVPTSTDFQLFKMDLESFGEKTRVSVGEIYTEDNKLYINIYRIIERNTDQELILYSRVMLETLYSSMIQPIKAGDKGYASIKDATGMIIMHPNQDDIGKNVLEARANLYPDFDWTELEEIVHKQLKGEEGVGIYHSVWFSNNNQERVKKFNAYGPARIGDDFWIVNLSKDYEEVVSFLKVRTYTIVVINFAIIILVIMFLFAYYRMSKDRQTLAIQRKLSEEVQQLNDVLKRDLEKRKKLAEELKKSKDWYEMIFNSSTDYMFITTVSDDGRPGYILDVNQMVIDRLGFDKQTLLAMKYSELIKEDLKVEGGSVDGSMIIENELITSKGHIVPVENHYKLIEEKGMARLIMVSRDITQKRVNEAALRRSETRFRKIVQQVTDRMVDNELIDRKVSHLAIEKEQFALDLESINIQLENLYKYEMQENQKKEALMIYQSRLAAMGEMIGSIAHQWRQPLSVMQMVFNNVLDAFKHGELDEELIIRQHDRMTSLTRHMSQTIDDFRYFFDPNAKVNRFFVSATVDKTLSLLDDTLKQKMIEVSYKKREDALIYNFENQLSQVLLSILQNSIHALEQIHEGQRQIGIIQSFDGGFVTIEITDNAGGVTEEVRNHLFEPYFTTKSSIHGTGLGLYIAKEIIEKNFDGMIEADNHNKGLQVLITLPYKEEVE, from the coding sequence ATGCGTAATGTCTGGCAAGTCAGTTTAATCGTAGTCGTGTCTTTATTTATGATATTTTTAATCGTATTCAGTTCGTATTCAAATTATATTTCTGTCAGAGAACACGTGATCAACACCGAACAGATGCAGCTCTTGTCTCAGGTAAAGACCGTGTCCAACACACTCGAAAGGTTCTTCACCGCTCAAAAGCATGACCTTGAGATACTTGCGTCCAACAGGATGTTCAGCTTGGACCACATGGCTTACAAGGAGAACAGGGAAAACGACGCGACTTGGCAGCAGTTAGAGGATTACTATGCGATCAACAGCCAGATGCTTCATAGTGTGGGTCTGATCGATCGAAACGGAAGCAACATTTTTTCGGTGCCGACCAGTACGGATTTTCAACTGTTCAAAATGGATCTCGAATCGTTTGGAGAGAAGACCCGAGTAAGCGTAGGGGAGATATACACAGAAGATAACAAGCTCTACATCAATATTTACAGGATCATCGAGAGGAATACCGATCAGGAACTTATCCTCTATAGCAGGGTGATGCTTGAAACGCTTTACAGCAGCATGATCCAACCCATCAAGGCGGGCGATAAAGGGTACGCGTCCATTAAGGATGCTACTGGAATGATCATCATGCACCCCAATCAGGATGACATTGGTAAAAACGTACTTGAGGCAAGGGCGAACCTCTATCCAGATTTTGATTGGACCGAACTTGAGGAAATCGTGCACAAGCAGCTCAAAGGTGAAGAGGGAGTTGGGATCTACCATTCGGTCTGGTTTAGCAACAACAATCAGGAACGCGTGAAAAAGTTCAACGCGTATGGACCGGCAAGAATCGGCGATGATTTTTGGATTGTCAACCTATCCAAGGATTATGAAGAAGTGGTCTCCTTTTTAAAGGTACGAACCTACACCATCGTGGTCATAAATTTCGCCATCATCATTTTAGTGATCATGTTCTTATTCGCTTACTACCGTATGAGCAAAGACAGGCAGACACTTGCCATTCAGCGCAAGCTATCCGAAGAGGTGCAGCAGCTCAACGATGTGCTGAAGCGCGACCTTGAGAAAAGAAAAAAGCTTGCGGAGGAGCTCAAAAAGAGCAAAGACTGGTACGAGATGATCTTTAACAGCAGCACCGACTATATGTTCATCACGACCGTATCGGATGACGGAAGACCTGGCTATATTCTGGATGTCAATCAAATGGTGATCGATAGGCTGGGTTTTGACAAGCAGACGCTGCTTGCCATGAAATACTCCGAACTGATTAAAGAGGATTTAAAAGTAGAGGGTGGAAGTGTTGACGGGTCGATGATTATTGAGAATGAACTGATCACGAGTAAAGGTCATATCGTCCCTGTTGAAAACCACTATAAACTTATCGAAGAAAAAGGAATGGCGCGGCTGATCATGGTATCTAGGGATATCACTCAAAAAAGAGTGAATGAGGCCGCACTTAGAAGAAGTGAAACACGATTCAGGAAAATCGTCCAGCAAGTGACCGATAGAATGGTCGATAACGAGCTCATCGATAGGAAGGTAAGCCATTTAGCGATAGAGAAGGAACAGTTCGCTCTAGATCTTGAATCGATAAACATTCAACTTGAAAACCTGTATAAGTATGAGATGCAAGAAAATCAAAAAAAAGAGGCGCTAATGATCTACCAGTCGCGCCTTGCTGCGATGGGGGAGATGATCGGCAGTATCGCCCACCAGTGGAGGCAACCGCTGAGCGTGATGCAAATGGTCTTCAACAATGTGCTTGATGCATTCAAGCATGGCGAGCTGGATGAGGAGCTTATCATCAGGCAACACGATAGAATGACAAGTCTCACAAGGCATATGTCACAGACCATCGATGATTTTAGGTATTTTTTCGATCCAAATGCCAAAGTCAACCGATTTTTCGTATCAGCCACCGTGGACAAGACTTTATCCCTGCTGGATGATACGCTTAAGCAAAAGATGATTGAAGTGTCCTATAAAAAGAGGGAAGACGCTTTGATCTACAATTTTGAAAACCAGCTGTCTCAGGTGCTGCTGTCAATTTTACAAAATTCAATTCATGCGCTCGAACAGATCCATGAGGGACAGCGACAGATCGGGATCATTCAAAGTTTTGATGGAGGATTCGTCACGATCGAAATCACAGATAATGCCGGTGGGGTCACAGAAGAGGTAAGGAACCATCTGTTTGAACCCTATTTCACTACAAAATCATCAATCCACGGTACAGGACTTGGTCTTTATATAGCAAAAGAAATTATCGAAAAAAACTTTGACGGCATGATTGAGGCTGACAACCACAATAAAGGTTTGCAAGTGCTGATTACGCTTCCATATAAGGAGGAGGTTGAATGA
- a CDS encoding permease, translating into MMKLKKLLNNKAFLLVLLGYGLTMFIDPSRLLLALKGSSYYLIEMVQIMPVVFMLTVLIEAWVPKHVISKSLGQDAGFKGNLMALLLGSISAGPIYAAFPICKALYKKGATIVNIVIILSVWAVIKVPMLANEAKFLGGEFMTVRWILTVVCILIMSYGVGYFVKAKDFAVKLTVQEEEIQVN; encoded by the coding sequence ATGATGAAACTTAAAAAACTACTTAATAACAAGGCGTTCTTACTTGTCCTTTTAGGTTATGGACTCACCATGTTCATTGATCCGTCAAGGCTACTACTCGCCCTAAAGGGTAGTTCATATTACTTGATAGAAATGGTTCAAATCATGCCGGTCGTATTCATGCTGACCGTATTGATTGAAGCTTGGGTACCCAAGCATGTGATATCCAAGAGCTTAGGACAAGATGCCGGATTCAAGGGAAACCTAATGGCTCTTCTTTTAGGCAGCATCTCGGCAGGACCAATCTACGCGGCGTTTCCGATCTGCAAGGCCCTTTATAAAAAAGGTGCGACCATCGTGAACATCGTAATCATCTTGAGCGTATGGGCGGTCATCAAAGTACCTATGCTTGCCAATGAAGCCAAGTTCTTGGGCGGAGAGTTCATGACGGTAAGATGGATCTTAACGGTAGTTTGCATACTGATCATGTCATACGGCGTCGGATATTTTGTCAAGGCGAAGGACTTTGCAGTCAAGTTAACCGTGCAAGAAGAGGAGATTCAGGTGAATTGA
- a CDS encoding DUF188 domain-containing protein: MTENTNQNARTIWIDADGCPVVKESVRIAKKHHWNAVVVKNHAVQITSDYAAVITVDTTRDAADFYIANHMKQGDVVVTGDYGLAAMALAKSGKVITNNGRYITNETIDFVLETRHENKMNRMQGKRGTKIKKRTAGDNERFTEALIELVSKMV; the protein is encoded by the coding sequence ATGACTGAAAACACAAATCAAAATGCCCGTACCATATGGATCGATGCCGATGGGTGCCCCGTGGTGAAAGAAAGCGTAAGAATTGCAAAAAAACATCACTGGAACGCGGTTGTCGTTAAAAACCATGCGGTACAGATAACAAGCGATTATGCGGCGGTTATAACAGTGGATACCACAAGGGACGCGGCTGACTTTTATATCGCCAACCATATGAAGCAAGGCGATGTCGTGGTCACAGGGGATTACGGCCTTGCTGCAATGGCGCTTGCAAAATCAGGTAAGGTCATTACCAATAACGGCAGGTACATCACAAATGAAACAATCGATTTTGTCTTGGAGACAAGGCACGAAAACAAGATGAACAGAATGCAGGGCAAACGGGGAACTAAGATAAAGAAAAGAACAGCGGGTGACAATGAACGCTTTACTGAAGCGCTCATCGAGCTTGTGAGCAAGATGGTCTAA